A genome region from Longimicrobium sp. includes the following:
- a CDS encoding type II toxin-antitoxin system HicB family antitoxin yields the protein MPNPEYRYEIIIYWSDEDQAFIAEVPELPGCAADGATYAEAISNAEVVISEWIETARDLGRPIPEPRGRLLFA from the coding sequence ATGCCGAACCCTGAGTACCGGTACGAGATCATCATCTACTGGAGCGACGAGGACCAGGCTTTCATCGCCGAGGTCCCGGAGCTGCCCGGCTGCGCTGCGGATGGCGCCACGTACGCCGAAGCGATCTCCAACGCCGAGGTCGTGATCAGCGAATGGATCGAGACGGCCCGGGATCTCGGGCGTCCCATCCCGGAGCCCAGGGGCAGGCTCCTCTTCGCGTAA
- the folK gene encoding 2-amino-4-hydroxy-6-hydroxymethyldihydropteridine diphosphokinase yields the protein MTDVQTEVLLGLGANVGDPLGQLAAAVDALRGFVSDLEVSSVWRTEPVGYREQPDFYNLVARGRTALAPEELLSRILGVERALGRERTFRNAPRRIDVDLLAYGDRILDTPSLTLPHPGIPARGFVLHPLAELAPGWRHPVLGKTARELLESTPALERVERLGPLPASR from the coding sequence GTGACCGACGTGCAGACCGAAGTCCTCCTCGGCCTCGGCGCGAACGTAGGCGACCCGCTGGGGCAGCTCGCGGCCGCGGTGGACGCGCTGCGCGGCTTCGTCTCCGATCTCGAGGTCTCCTCCGTCTGGCGCACCGAGCCCGTGGGCTACCGCGAGCAGCCGGACTTCTACAACCTGGTGGCGCGCGGGCGCACCGCGCTGGCCCCGGAAGAGCTGCTCTCGCGCATCCTGGGCGTGGAGCGGGCGCTGGGGCGCGAGCGCACCTTCCGCAACGCGCCGCGGCGGATCGACGTCGACCTGCTGGCGTACGGCGACCGGATTCTCGACACGCCCTCCCTCACCCTGCCGCACCCGGGGATCCCCGCGCGCGGCTTCGTGCTGCACCCGCTGGCCGAGCTCGCCCCCGGGTGGCGGCACCCCGTGCTGGGGAAGACGGCGCGGGAGTTGCTTGAATCCACCCCTGCACTGGAGCGCGTCGAGCGGCTCGGACCCCTTCCCGCCTCGCGCTGA
- a CDS encoding YbdK family carboxylate-amine ligase produces MTISPQDFTVGVEEEYQLVDARTGELKSRAHCVIAGDWADEIKPEMQQHTIEVETRVCQGTNCVRDDLERLRLQAAVAAQAQDLAILAAGTHPFAPAGGYDFTERDVYLDIRREYRELAETQAIFGMHVHVGVPAGADRVRVANAARAFLPYLLAVSASSPFYLGRDTGYASFRTILWRRWPRSGAPPRFESQAELELLLRWLTETQCVDGPGRLYWDLRPHHKYPTVEFRAADVTPRLEDAVAAAALARALVAAIVDGAVAEPALSQAVAQPLLGENTWRASRDGTAAVFVDVFAPGPRTVSARDAVLGLAERLRPYARALGDEGALDALEGVFERGCAAVRMRETAKELDGDLRRLALWIAAETMVGLGMDRRAEQRLEETTV; encoded by the coding sequence ATGACGATCTCGCCGCAGGACTTCACCGTCGGGGTGGAGGAAGAGTACCAGCTGGTGGACGCGCGCACCGGCGAGCTGAAGAGCCGGGCGCACTGCGTGATCGCCGGCGACTGGGCGGACGAGATCAAGCCCGAGATGCAGCAGCACACCATCGAGGTGGAGACCCGGGTGTGCCAGGGCACCAACTGCGTCCGCGACGACCTGGAGCGGCTGCGCCTGCAGGCCGCCGTGGCCGCCCAGGCCCAGGACCTCGCCATCCTGGCCGCCGGGACGCACCCGTTCGCCCCGGCGGGCGGATACGACTTCACCGAGCGCGACGTCTACCTGGACATCCGGCGCGAGTACCGCGAGCTGGCCGAGACGCAGGCCATCTTCGGGATGCACGTGCACGTGGGCGTCCCCGCGGGCGCCGACCGGGTGCGGGTGGCCAACGCGGCGCGGGCGTTCCTGCCGTACCTGCTGGCGGTCTCCGCCAGCTCGCCGTTCTACCTGGGACGCGACACCGGGTACGCCAGCTTCCGCACCATCCTCTGGCGGCGCTGGCCCCGGAGCGGCGCCCCCCCGCGCTTCGAATCGCAGGCCGAGCTGGAGCTGCTGCTGCGCTGGCTGACCGAGACGCAGTGCGTGGACGGCCCCGGGCGGCTGTACTGGGACCTGCGGCCGCACCACAAGTACCCGACGGTGGAGTTCCGCGCCGCCGACGTCACCCCGCGGCTGGAGGACGCCGTGGCCGCGGCCGCGCTGGCCCGCGCGCTGGTGGCGGCCATCGTGGACGGCGCCGTGGCCGAGCCGGCGCTCTCCCAGGCGGTGGCGCAGCCGCTCCTCGGCGAGAACACCTGGCGGGCCTCGCGCGACGGCACGGCGGCCGTGTTCGTGGACGTCTTCGCCCCCGGGCCGCGCACCGTGTCCGCGCGCGACGCGGTGCTGGGGCTGGCCGAGCGGCTGCGCCCCTACGCGCGGGCGCTGGGCGACGAAGGCGCGCTCGACGCGCTGGAGGGGGTGTTCGAGCGCGGGTGCGCGGCGGTGCGGATGCGGGAGACGGCGAAGGAGCTGGACGGCGACCTGCGGCGCCTGGCGCTGTGGATCGCCGCAGAGACCATGGTGGGACTGGGAATGGACCGCCGCGCCGAGCAGCGGCTGGAAGA